The following proteins are encoded in a genomic region of Methylobacterium tardum:
- the clpA gene encoding ATP-dependent Clp protease ATP-binding subunit ClpA, giving the protein MPSFSRSLEQALHRALALAGERRHEYATLEHLLLALVDDQDAAAVMRACNVEIDTLKRSLADYVDTELSNLTGDGRQDAKPTAGFQRVIQRAVIHVQSSGREEVTGANVLVAIFAERESHAAYFLQEQDMTRYDAVNYISHGIAKRPGASESKPVRGAEDEGAAERPSDEGDPRGGAKKKGDALDAYCVNLNKKARDGKIDPLIGRETEVQRTIQVLCRRQKNNPLLVGDPGVGKTAIAEGLARKIIQHEVPEVLADATVFSLDMGTLLAGTRYRGDFEERLKQVMKEIEAHPNAIMFIDEIHTVIGAGATSGGAMDASNLLKPALASGTLRCIGSTTYKEYRQYFEKDRALVRRFQKIDVNEPSIPDTIEIVKGLRPYFEEFHKLKYTTEAVKAAVELSARYINDRKLPDKAIDVIDETGASQMLVPEARRKRTIGIKEIEATIATMARIPPKTVSKDDAVVLQHLTENLKRVVYGQPNAIEALTSAIKLARAGLRDPDKPIGSYLFAGPTGVGKTEAAKQLASSLGVEMLRFDMSEYMERHTVSRLIGAPPGYVGFDQGGLLTDGIDQHPHCVLLLDEIEKAHPDLFNILLQVMDHGKLTDHNGKQVDFRNVIIIMTSNAGASDLAKSAYGFTQSKRTGDDVEAINRLFAPEFRNRLDAIISFGHLPKEVVAKVVDKFVLQLEAQLADRNVTIELSDEARDWLVEHGYDDAMGARPMARLIQSTIKTPLADEVLFGKLKDGGAVRVIVRKPEDGEAKAGAKDSLGFEFPAGPVTPKPEKDVTNVAKRHKRTKPRTAARKKTPKDNKGGGGSGGVRTVPKVPLVRA; this is encoded by the coding sequence TTGCCAAGCTTCTCACGCAGCCTAGAACAAGCTCTCCACCGCGCCCTGGCGCTCGCGGGAGAGCGCCGGCACGAATACGCGACGCTGGAGCACCTCCTGCTCGCCCTCGTGGACGACCAGGACGCGGCCGCGGTGATGCGCGCCTGCAATGTCGAGATCGACACGCTCAAGCGCAGCCTCGCCGACTACGTCGATACCGAGCTGTCCAACCTCACCGGCGACGGGCGGCAGGATGCCAAGCCCACGGCCGGGTTCCAGCGCGTGATCCAGCGCGCGGTGATCCACGTCCAGTCCTCCGGCCGCGAGGAGGTGACGGGGGCGAACGTGCTGGTGGCGATCTTCGCCGAGCGCGAGAGCCACGCCGCCTACTTCCTGCAGGAGCAGGACATGACCCGCTACGACGCGGTCAACTACATCAGCCATGGCATCGCCAAGCGTCCCGGCGCCTCCGAGTCGAAGCCGGTGCGCGGTGCCGAGGACGAGGGCGCGGCCGAGCGGCCGAGCGACGAGGGGGATCCCCGCGGCGGCGCGAAGAAGAAGGGCGACGCGCTGGACGCCTACTGCGTCAACCTCAACAAGAAGGCGCGCGACGGCAAGATCGACCCGCTGATCGGCCGCGAGACCGAGGTCCAGCGGACGATCCAGGTGCTCTGCCGCCGGCAGAAGAACAACCCGTTGCTGGTCGGCGATCCCGGCGTCGGCAAGACCGCGATCGCGGAAGGCCTGGCGCGCAAGATCATCCAGCACGAGGTGCCGGAGGTCCTAGCCGACGCGACGGTGTTCTCCCTCGACATGGGCACGCTGCTCGCCGGGACCCGCTACCGTGGCGACTTCGAGGAGCGCCTCAAGCAGGTGATGAAGGAGATCGAGGCGCACCCGAACGCGATCATGTTCATCGACGAGATCCACACGGTCATCGGCGCCGGTGCGACCTCGGGCGGGGCCATGGACGCGTCGAACCTGCTCAAGCCGGCGCTGGCTTCGGGCACGCTGCGCTGCATCGGCTCGACCACCTACAAGGAGTACCGCCAGTACTTCGAGAAGGATCGCGCCCTGGTGCGCCGGTTCCAGAAGATCGACGTCAACGAGCCGTCGATCCCCGACACGATCGAGATCGTGAAGGGCCTGCGCCCGTACTTCGAGGAGTTCCACAAGCTCAAGTACACGACCGAGGCCGTGAAAGCCGCGGTGGAGCTGTCGGCTCGCTACATCAACGACCGCAAGCTGCCCGACAAGGCGATCGATGTGATCGACGAGACCGGCGCCTCGCAGATGCTGGTGCCGGAGGCGCGCCGCAAGCGCACGATCGGCATCAAGGAGATCGAGGCGACCATCGCCACGATGGCCAGGATTCCGCCGAAGACCGTCTCCAAGGACGACGCGGTGGTGCTCCAGCACCTGACCGAGAACCTGAAGCGGGTGGTCTACGGCCAGCCGAACGCCATCGAGGCGCTGACCTCGGCGATCAAGCTGGCGCGCGCCGGCCTGCGCGATCCGGACAAGCCGATCGGCTCGTATCTGTTCGCGGGCCCGACCGGCGTCGGCAAGACCGAGGCCGCCAAGCAGCTCGCCTCGTCGCTCGGCGTCGAGATGCTGCGCTTCGACATGTCGGAATACATGGAGCGCCATACGGTGAGCCGCCTGATCGGCGCGCCCCCCGGCTATGTCGGCTTCGACCAGGGCGGCCTGCTCACCGACGGGATCGACCAGCACCCGCATTGCGTGCTGCTGCTCGACGAGATCGAGAAGGCGCACCCGGACCTGTTCAACATCCTGTTGCAGGTCATGGACCACGGCAAGCTGACCGACCACAACGGCAAGCAGGTCGATTTCCGCAACGTCATCATCATCATGACGTCGAATGCGGGCGCCTCGGATCTGGCGAAGTCGGCTTACGGCTTCACCCAGAGCAAGCGGACCGGGGACGACGTCGAGGCGATCAACCGGCTGTTCGCGCCGGAATTCCGCAACCGTCTCGACGCGATCATCTCGTTCGGCCACCTGCCGAAGGAGGTCGTGGCGAAGGTGGTCGACAAGTTCGTCCTCCAACTCGAGGCGCAACTCGCCGACCGCAACGTCACGATCGAGCTCTCGGACGAAGCCCGGGACTGGCTGGTGGAGCACGGCTACGACGACGCGATGGGCGCGCGCCCGATGGCCCGGCTGATCCAGTCGACCATCAAGACGCCGCTCGCCGACGAGGTGCTGTTCGGCAAGCTGAAGGATGGCGGCGCGGTCCGGGTGATCGTGCGCAAGCCGGAGGACGGCGAGGCCAAGGCCGGCGCCAAGGACAGCCTGGGCTTCGAGTTCCCGGCCGGTCCGGTGACGCCCAAGCCCGAGAAGGACGTGACCAACGTCGCCAAGCGCCACAAGCGCACAAAGCCCCGCACCGCGGCCCGGAAGAAGACTCCGAAGGACAACAAGGGCGGCGGCGGTTCGGGCGGCGTCCGGACCGTGCCGAAGGTGCCACTCGTGCGCGCCTAA
- the clpS gene encoding ATP-dependent Clp protease adapter ClpS — protein MQGTASSTKGHWPARIAITASGSRAPGGDDRSNTAIITRTKPRTKRPSLYRVLLLNDDYTPMEFVVLVVERFFNKSHEDAYQIMMHVHQNGVGECGVFTYEVAETKVTQVMDFARKHQHPLQCVMEKK, from the coding sequence ATGCAGGGCACCGCGAGTTCCACGAAGGGTCACTGGCCGGCGCGCATCGCGATCACGGCGTCCGGGTCGCGCGCGCCAGGCGGTGACGACCGCTCCAACACCGCGATCATCACCCGTACGAAGCCGCGGACCAAACGGCCGAGCCTCTACCGGGTGCTCCTTTTGAACGACGACTACACGCCCATGGAGTTCGTGGTGCTGGTGGTCGAGCGGTTCTTCAACAAGAGCCACGAGGATGCCTACCAGATCATGATGCACGTGCATCAGAACGGGGTCGGCGAGTGCGGGGTCTTCACCTACGAGGTGGCGGAGACCAAGGTGACGCAGGTCATGGACTTCGCGCGCAAACACCAACATCCTCTCCAGTGCGTTATGGAAAAGAAATAG
- a CDS encoding D-alanyl-D-alanine carboxypeptidase — translation MRSVVGRSRTIPVLPAALAAAAVLTALASPAEARRGRHHHHARTGGGYNPPYAAMVADVKSGKTLHAVNEDALRHPASITKVMTLYMLFEQMERGKFALDSELSISAHAAAQAPSKLGLRPGQTISVEDAIKAIVTKSANDVACAIGENIAGSEERFAQMMTAKAHALGMSRTHYANASGLPDPDQLTTARDLTLLARAIQDRFPHYYRYFQTRSFAFRGRVIGNHNHLLGNVQGVDGIKTGYTRDSGFNLMTAAKSDGHQIVAIVLGGKSGASRDRIMADLVRSSLPRAYAGARTAPPVTEVAERARPAVVADAVSRTRTQVASADDEDVETTGTTGEPLDLAPSKTTTPGGTWKPGPQGIPKAAQAYASASSAQPPFPGATKSAARVASVERDEPPKAVSGARVVPTAWVIQLGAMDDETKARSMLSEARAKVGGSLAKAAPYTVKVEHGGTTLFRARFSGFAEQDSAQEACSALKRSGFSCFATRS, via the coding sequence ATGCGTAGCGTAGTAGGCCGCTCCCGGACGATCCCCGTGCTGCCGGCCGCCCTCGCGGCCGCGGCGGTCCTGACAGCCCTGGCCTCGCCGGCCGAGGCCCGGCGCGGGCGCCACCATCACCATGCGCGCACCGGCGGCGGCTACAATCCGCCCTACGCCGCGATGGTCGCCGACGTGAAGAGCGGCAAGACCCTGCACGCGGTCAACGAGGATGCCCTGCGCCATCCCGCCTCGATCACCAAGGTGATGACGCTCTACATGCTGTTCGAGCAGATGGAGCGCGGCAAGTTCGCCCTCGATTCCGAGCTGAGCATCTCGGCCCATGCCGCCGCACAGGCACCCTCGAAGCTCGGCCTGCGTCCCGGCCAGACCATCTCGGTCGAGGACGCGATCAAGGCGATCGTGACCAAGTCGGCCAACGACGTGGCCTGCGCCATCGGCGAGAACATCGCCGGCTCCGAGGAGCGCTTCGCGCAGATGATGACCGCCAAGGCGCACGCGCTCGGCATGAGCCGGACGCATTACGCCAACGCCTCGGGCCTCCCGGACCCGGATCAGCTCACAACCGCCCGCGACCTGACCTTGCTGGCCCGGGCGATCCAGGACCGCTTCCCCCACTACTATCGCTACTTTCAGACGCGCTCCTTCGCGTTCCGCGGCCGGGTGATCGGCAACCACAACCATCTGCTGGGCAATGTCCAGGGCGTTGACGGGATCAAGACCGGCTACACCCGCGATTCCGGCTTCAACCTGATGACCGCCGCGAAGTCCGACGGCCACCAGATCGTGGCGATCGTGCTCGGCGGAAAGTCCGGCGCCAGCCGCGACCGGATCATGGCCGACCTCGTCCGCTCCAGCCTGCCGCGGGCCTACGCCGGTGCACGCACCGCGCCACCGGTCACCGAGGTTGCCGAGCGCGCCCGCCCGGCGGTCGTCGCCGACGCGGTCTCGCGAACCCGCACGCAGGTCGCCTCGGCCGACGACGAGGATGTCGAGACCACGGGCACGACCGGCGAGCCCCTCGATCTCGCCCCGTCCAAGACCACCACGCCCGGCGGCACCTGGAAGCCCGGCCCGCAGGGCATCCCGAAGGCCGCGCAGGCCTATGCCAGCGCCAGCAGCGCGCAGCCGCCCTTCCCGGGCGCGACCAAGTCGGCCGCCCGGGTGGCGTCGGTCGAGCGCGACGAGCCGCCGAAGGCCGTCTCCGGTGCCCGCGTCGTGCCCACCGCCTGGGTGATCCAGCTCGGCGCCATGGACGACGAGACGAAGGCCCGGTCGATGCTCTCGGAGGCGCGCGCCAAGGTCGGCGGCAGCCTCGCCAAGGCGGCCCCCTACACGGTCAAGGTCGAGCACGGCGGCACGACGCTGTTCCGCGCCCGCTTCTCGGGTTTCGCCGAGCAGGATTCCGCCCAGGAGGCCTGCTCGGCCCTGAAGCGCAGCGGCTTCAGCTGCTTCGCGACCCGGAGCTGA
- a CDS encoding DnaJ domain-containing protein, translated as MALLAGLLACLTLWWLSKRSDGLGRRLKRAFGQGFGAALGRAQLPTFGAFALLAAGFLLLRGNLVLAALLGLGGVWLIEGQASMTERLRRLVRPASGRDPRAPQDRRVRTVLIDALLHPDGSLRTAQVLSGPDIGARLEGMPTGAVVELLRLCRQRDAAGAALLEPYLDRRAPGWRVDAERDRDPRPGRPPNPGAMTQEEAYQVLGLQRGATAEEIRLAHRSLMKRAHPDQGGSAERAARVNAARDRLLNRHR; from the coding sequence ATGGCGCTGCTTGCCGGCCTGCTCGCCTGCCTGACGCTGTGGTGGCTCTCGAAGAGGAGCGACGGTCTCGGTCGGCGGCTGAAGCGCGCCTTCGGCCAGGGGTTCGGTGCCGCCCTCGGCCGGGCGCAGCTGCCGACCTTCGGCGCCTTCGCGCTCCTGGCGGCGGGCTTCCTGCTGCTCCGGGGAAACCTCGTCCTCGCGGCGCTTCTCGGTCTCGGCGGCGTCTGGCTGATCGAGGGGCAAGCCTCGATGACCGAACGGCTCCGCCGCCTGGTCCGGCCGGCTTCCGGCCGTGACCCCCGCGCACCTCAGGACCGGCGCGTCCGCACGGTTCTGATCGACGCGCTGCTGCACCCGGACGGCAGCCTGCGCACCGCGCAGGTCCTGTCCGGGCCGGATATCGGCGCGCGGCTCGAGGGTATGCCCACCGGTGCGGTGGTCGAGCTGCTGCGGCTCTGCCGCCAGCGCGACGCTGCGGGCGCCGCCCTGCTAGAGCCGTATCTCGACCGCCGGGCGCCCGGATGGCGTGTAGACGCTGAGCGCGATCGAGACCCGCGGCCGGGCCGTCCGCCGAACCCAGGGGCGATGACGCAGGAGGAGGCGTACCAGGTCCTGGGGCTTCAGCGCGGGGCGACCGCTGAGGAGATCCGGTTGGCCCACCGGTCTCTCATGAAGCGCGCCCACCCCGACCAGGGCGGCAGCGCCGAACGGGCGGCGCGCGTCAACGCGGCCCGGGACAGGCTTCTGAACCGACATCGCTAA